In Arachis stenosperma cultivar V10309 chromosome 1, arast.V10309.gnm1.PFL2, whole genome shotgun sequence, one DNA window encodes the following:
- the LOC130968034 gene encoding zinc finger protein CONSTANS-LIKE 5-like, producing MGLKGLRSGWTVPPKPCDSCKIASAALFCRPDSAFLCIACDSKIHCANKLASRHDRVWMCEVCEQAPAAVTCKADAAALCVTCDSDIHSANPLARRHERIPVEPFFDSADSIVKASAASFSFVVPTDNGISSDGFPNDDAAWLIPNPNYGSKLMDAPDMKSREMFFSEMDPFLDFDYSNSFQNNNNNNSAGNDSVVPVQSKPAPMMNHHAEGSCFDIDFCRSKLSSFNYPSQSISQSVSSSSLDVGVVPDGNTVSDISYSFGRNCSDSSGMGSAGSGGGGTQLCGMDREARVLRYREKRKNRKFEKTIRYASRKAYAETRPRIKGRFAKRTEIESEVDRLYSPGGGVPGCLMLDNQYGVVPSF from the exons ATGGGCCTTAAGGGGTTGAGGAGCGGCTGGACCGTGCCGCCCAAGCCATGCGACTCCTGCAAGATCGCTTCCGCGGCACTCTTCTGCCGCCCTGATTCCGCCTTCCTCTGCATAGCCTGCGATTCCAAGATTCACTGCGCCAACAAGCTTGCTTCCCGCCACGACCGAGTCTGGATGTGTGAGGTCTGCGAGCAGGCACCTGCTGCGGTCACCTGCAAAGCTGACGCAGCAGCCCTCTGCGTCACCTGCGACTCTGACATCCACTCTGCTAACCCCCTCGCCCGCCGCCACGAGCGCATTCCCGTCGAGCCCTTCTTTGACTCTGCCGACTCCATCGTCAAGGCCTCTGCCGCCTCCTTCAGCTTCGTCGTCCCAACCGACAACGGCATCTCCTCTGACGGATTCCCCAACGACGACGCCGCCTGGCTCATTCCCAACCCAAACTACGGCTCAAAGCTTATGGACGCCCCGGACATGAAATCAAGGGAGATGTTCTTCTCAGAAATGGATCCCTTCCTCGATTTCGATTATTCCAACTCCTTccagaacaacaacaacaacaacagcgCCGGAAACGACAGCGTCGTTCCGGTTCAATCCAAACCCGCTCCCATGATGAATCACCATGCCGAAGGTAGCTGCTTCGACATCGATTTTTGTAGATCGAAGCTTTCCTCCTTCAACTATCCATCACAGTCTATTAGCCAAAGC GTTTCTTCGTCTTCGCTTGATGTAGGAGTGGTGCCAGACGGGAACACCGTCTCGGATATATCGTACTCGTTCGGCCGGAACTGCTCCGATTCGAGTGGGATGGGATCGGCGGGAAGTGGCGGCGGAGGTACGCAGCTGTGCGGGATGGACCGTGAGGCGAGGGTGCTGAGGTACAGGGAGAAGAGGAAGAACCGTAAGTTCGAGAAGACCATAAGATACGCTTCGCGTAAGGCTTATGCAGAAACCCGGCCCAGGATCAAGGGCCGGTTCGCTAAACGGACCGAAATCGAGTCGGAGGTGGATCGTCTCTACAGCCCCGGCGGTGGTGTCCCAGGGTGTCTCATGCTGGACAACCAATACGGCGTCGTACCATCGTTTTAG